The genomic window ATGATGAAAATATGGCAGATGTGGTGTGTTTCCATGCACAGCAGGCATCTGAAAAATGCCTGAAGGCGTATCTAAACTGGCTTGAAATAGAATACCCCAAAACTCACCTTCTTGAAAAACTTATAGAGCTCGCATCCTTAACAGACAAAGATATTTCGAAATTGAAAGAAGATGCTGCGAAACTTTCCCCTTTTGCAGTGGAAACAAGATATCCAGAATTTGAGCTTCCATTATCAGAAGATGCTCTGGAGGCCTTAGAAATATCATATAAAATAAGAAACTATGTCCTTTCTAAATTGCCAAGGACAAAAAAGGAAAAAAATGATGTATGAACTCTACTTCAAAGAAAAATTCGCAGAGGCGGTCTCAAATCACCTTAAGCCGGTAGATTACGATCGCTGGAGTAAGCTTTACTGGAAGGGGTAGCTTGAAGGAGATCTAAAACCAGAAGAAGAGAAAGATTTAGAAGATTTAGAGAATGAGAACTTAAAAACAATAATTGAAGTTGTCAAGGCAATCAAAGCAGATAGGGAGATCATGGGGTTGATCGAGAAGATAAAAGGGCATGAGTGGGTGAGAGTGATTGAAAGAGGTTAAAAGCATTTATAAAATTATTGAAAATCTGTTATATCTGTCTTCTTTAGCACAATTCAATACCGAGAGGAAACAACTGATTCTTAAGTTCTATGATTTCTCTATGAGGAATAAGATTTTATTTGAAAAATGTATAGGTATGAGAGACCTAGAGGATTTCTGTTTGTCGTATAGGGAAAAAGACCTAATAGAAGAGTGGTTGTTGACATTGCCTCTAGATGTTCATGTAAGTTGGAATCTTGAATACACCACAGAAAGATATGCTCACCTTGACAACCTATTTTTAAAAGAATATGGTTTTCACATTGGTTCATTAACCGTAATGGAGATGGTCCTAATGGGTATTATCTATTCAAAAGTAGATTTAGAAGGGATTCTCAACGAAGTTTATAAGTTCAAAAATAAGGAAGAATATGGAAATTTATGTTTTTTAGCTGAACCAAATAGAATATTTCCTAAAAAATGGTCATCCTGCATAATACTTTCAGAAAACGAAATTCTTGAGAGCTACATACAGCATCAAACTAATTTTGATAGATTTTTCAAAGTTATCTCTTCGATAAATTGGAGAGTTGATTCAGAAGAGGAACTTATACAACTCAGGCTAAAAGAAGCAATAAGTATTTTAAAATGGCTCAGCACGGATTTACAATCTTTGGAGTTGAAATACAATCAGAAATTCTATTTCTTTCTCAAACCACTTTTAAAAGTGCAGGATGAAGACTCCAAGGTTTATTACATCGTACCTTTTCCGTTTATTCTTGGATCAACCACGAATATCAGAATAGAAAATTCTATTCAATTATCTGAGAAACTTAAAAAAGCTGATGAAAAAAAGAAGGGAAAAATAGTAGAGATTTTGGTAAATAAAATCTTTCCACAATTTTTTAACAAAAATATCATTAAAAATTTCAGATACAAGATAGATGAAAAAACTTATGAAAGCGATATAATTCTACTCTTAGATAAGTCATTGTGGGTAGTAGAAGTTAAATCTCACCCAGTATTTAGGAAGATTCCTGGTAATGTGGATAAAGTCGTTCCTGCTTTTGTCAGCAAAGTCAAGGAAGGATTGAATCAAGGAAAAAGAACATTAGACTTCTTGTCAAAAAATAAAGACTTACTTTTTCACCTCACAGACAAAAATTTCGAAAATCTCGTTAAAGGAGTAATAGTTGTGTTAGATG from Candidatus Syntrophoarchaeum caldarius includes these protein-coding regions:
- a CDS encoding DNA-binding protein; translation: MKKKLDWIKEWINKADKDLKVAERFLNDENMADVVCFHAQQASEKCLKAYLNWLEIEYPKTHLLEKLIELASLTDKDISKLKEDAAKLSPFAVETRYPEFELPLSEDALEALEISYKIRNYVLSKLPRTKKEKNDV